TCTATGAAGCAGAGATAAAACTTCCACCCCAAACAAGCATTCTTCCCCTGCTTATGATTAGTAGTGATCCCCTTTAGCAAAATAAGTTTAGGAACCGCAGTTCCTTCCATGGTTACAAATAGACAATGGATTTTTTCCACAGTGCAGAAATATAAAGATATCCACAGCTAAAACCTGAAAAAAAATACCGGAGTGTGGTCTTTAGGCCTCCGAAGAATTCTAGTTCGTAAAGCagtaagtggtggtggtggtggttttctttctttctttttttttgctgtctttcTGTCATATATCCATGCTTCTTTGTTCAGTACATCACCATGATCCTCCTTGTTTTGCTACTGAAAATTCTTAAGATAGTCCAGTTTGTACAGGAACATACCTAAATTGTGCTCCACAGCACAAGCTGTTTTGAAACTCTGAAGGGATCAGAGCAGGGCAAAACATATCATGTGTGTGAATAATATTATCCAGGTAGGATTAATTTTCCTCACATAAAATTCTTCTGTTTGTTCATCATGAGAAGGAAACGGACATTTCTAAAAGCTGGTTTCTCTGAGGCATGAGCAGAATATCTCGTCAGGCATCCATTTGCCTTTACGGTGTGGCAACTCAAAGGCTTGATCAGgatattttgaaaagaaaatctCAGAACGGTGGGGGACATTTCACTCTCTTAAATAAATGGGACCACTGATTTCTGGTGAGGTGGACATTATTCAGACAGGTTTGACTGTTTGCCAAGTAGCTGCTGAGTTCCACCTTGCAGATACCATCAAAAGAAGTCTGAATCCATATCAGATAAAGTATTCAGAAATACCCTGTCCTGTTTCCCTTGGGCTATGAGCTTAAATGCATATTCTGCAAAGAAGGTCCAgtggaaataaatggaaatatttGAAAGCTCTAGAATTACAGAGTGATTCAGTATTTTGGGGTAGAATTTTGGGTATGATGCCTCCAAACTCAGTCCATAATATTATGTATGCCTACTATAAGGTTTGTACAGGTCTCCAGTATGTAGGTTCTCCACATACTTTGGTATGGAACTGAAAATTAGGTGACCAGCTCTTTTCATAGAATTGGGTGAAATTGGAATCTACATTGGAATTTAGTGAAATTGGAGTCTACATGACCCATCCATGTCATTTTTGTGTGTGGTAAAACATGAAATGCCATTTGGGATTATATTTCCACACTTTTAAGCTCCATTTCAATGACTGAAAGACAACCTTCTCCCGAGAGGTAATTCACGATAGAAGAAAATAGCATAAACACTGAAACAATCCCATTATCAAGTAGCCCTAAAACCTAAAATAAAAGGGTGGTGGGGAAATCACAGCTAAAAGCTGTGGCATGTAAAAGGAACATCACTGTCAAATAACGAGATAAGGAAAAAAAACTAATATCAAGATTTACCATCCAATGGTAAATCTATCAGATAAGAATGACAGtgcaataataaatatttgtgggATGTCAAAGAAAGGTATTCATTGATGTCACAGGGGGCAAGGACAGGGGAAGGGTGTTCTAATATAGCCAGGAGGTAgatgctggtttttttttttttacaatgcctCACCTGTGAAATATGAGGAATATGAAGTGGTACATGAGATGACAAATGCATTGACCAGGCAAGATAAGCTCCAGTTTCCTCTTTTTGTTGTCCTGGGTTTGGAAACTAAACGGATGTTTTGCCAACACCTTAATTGATTTCCATACAAGGATGTTGAGCcttttgtggctcagagtggtaaggcagccgtctgaaagctctgcccatgaggctgggagttcaatcccagcagccggctcaaggttgactcagccttccatccttctgaggtcggtaaaatgagtacccagcttgctggggggtcaacggtaatgactggggaaggcactggcaaaccagttttaaaactggttttaatgtattgatttgtaatGAActattgtgaactgctgcaatACGGTTTCCAAGAGTGGCAGTCATATACAtcgaaaaaataataaataataactaaaCGGATGTTTTGCCAACAACTTAATTGACCTCCATACAAGGATGTTGGTCTACCACTATTGGTGAGACACATTttccatgtttttgtttttattttagattCCTTTATACATTTACAATTGCCTctctgttattgttgtttttgctgTTAAATTTGCAGGGTGATTTGTCATGTCTGTGCAAGCTATCTGCTTTTTTATGTATCATTTCGATGACATTTATACATATAGCATCACATCAATTTGTCATCAACATAAAATGCAGAATGCTAATTTAATGACAAATAATATTGTGGGGAGTGTCCATTTTATGGTGCAAAAGTACAGGAAATGGTAAGGAAACATAAAGAACCACAGGTACAatttgcactgggggggggaatggaacatTTCCAGTGGAAAGAACACAGATGAAAGATTTTAAACCATCCTGATCTGCCACAAGTTTGGGGAGGTATCAGTTACGCTCATCAGTTatacatagtgcagggagttggactagatgacctatgatgtcccttccaactctatgattctatgattctatggaacttttcactacccgaagaatcTTACaatcaggagagatactgtttacatggatgtagtgtccctaacacgttgtaccatatacttctggtgtgtcctaagtttgaagtatttcgtcgcccattagctaattatctgaagaaattgagattcagctgtgttaatgagaaacactggattaaaatgatattaaatgtgagggactcagcaactattataaaagtagcaaagtttttactggcaattttcaatgaaaatcttttatgatagattttacatctgaaactgtttgaaattttccttttatgctttgcaattttatgccaataaaggtactctgaatctgaatctatgattccatgatctgACATAGACCAATGcaagatttttgttttttaactacaGGCAGCGTACAGTTTTGCCAtgaaggaaatggccaaccaAAGTGTTTTGACTGAATTCCAGCTCTTAGGATTCTCTGACATTCCAAAATTGCACATTTTACACTTTTTGGGCTTCTTGCTTATGTATACGGCAGCCTTGGTTGGGAATGTTCTCATGATAACAGTTGTAACGCTCAACCGACATCTTCATACGCCAATGTATTTTTTCCTGGCTAATTTAGCTGCTATTGACCTCAGTTTCATCTCAGTCACAGTGCCCAAAGCCATGACCAACTCTCTGATGAAAACGAGGATGATTTCCTACTTTGCGTGCATGGcacaagtcttcttcttcttctgggcggGTGCCTCAGAGTTCTTCCTCCTGACGGTCATGGCCTATGACCGTTATGTTGCCATCtgcaaccccctgaactatgtaAAAGAAATGAACATGGGCGTCTGCATAAAATTGGCTGCCAGCGCATGGATGTTTGGGATGTTGGACGCAACGTTGAACACCGCTTGCACATTTGCCATCCCTTTCTGCTCCAATGTCATCAACCAGTACTTCTGTGAAATCCCACAACTGCTGAAACTTTCTTGTGATAACTCCTACCTCATGGAAATTGGAGCTCTTATCCTTACTGCACTCATATGCATCACCTGTTTCTTTTTCACCAttgtttcctatgtgcacattttTAGGGCTGTGTTTAAAATCCCTTCAACgcagggaaggaaaaaggccTTAACGACCTGCCTGCCTCATCTGGCTGTGCTCTGCTTGTTCTATTTCACAGGACTCTATGCTTGCTTGGGGTCGACATTTAGGACATCATCAGGTTTGGATCTACTTCTTGCTGTGCTGTATTCTATGGTCCCTCCATTTATGAATCCCCTCATCTATAGCATGAGGAACAAGGATATCCTAGCTGCGCTTTGGAAGCTGTCACATGGACACAAACATCCAAGTTCCATTTAGAGACTTGTTTTCAGATTGCACGGCTCCAACCCGGGTGAAGTTATCTAAGTTTGGATGAACCTGGTGGCATGTTCATGATGGGACTATCTTTAGATAGTTTGGGGCTGATGCCTTTATGAAAATGAATATCTTGCAGTTCTCTGGAATTTTCAAAAATACCAGTGCCCATTCttcacatattggataatgcactttcaaagtgctttcgcagctggattttcctgtgcagaacagaaaaatctacttctaaaaggcattgaaagcgcattagcTAATgtaggtgcagaatgggcccaggtctacCATACTTGTActggccatttccccccttaatttTCCATCGCCACCAACTCCCCAATTGTAAGTCAGCTTCTGGTGCCTTATCATTTTGAATGATAAGTAAACTCACTTCAGTTTACACTTGCTTTTTCATGAATGCATTGTGAGAGCagctaaattattttatttattccatttacagTCCACATTTCCCTCTCCCTGTGGCTAAGTAAGATCCTTCCCCCTGATTATCAACCCTGTCAAGTAGGTTAGAGTGAAAATGTGTGACTGGTAAAGTAAGTTCTCAAGGCAAATGGAGGTTTCAAACCTGGGGCTCCTGGATCCTCGTCCCAATATAATACAGTGCTGAAGATTTGACTTTGAACAAAGCTGATTTGAATCAGTTGGAATGTCCTGTCTCATAGGTGGCCCTTTCCTTGCTTAAACacaaggacagagagagagaaagagagagagagagagagagagagatgcagaggTCCAAAACTGCCTTGAATCTGGAAGCCCTTCTGTCTGAATCTAACAAAGTGGGGAATACTCTCTGCCAGCTCAGGCCAGAgtatcccccccctccttctttccttcacaTATCCAACTGAATGTCGATGCCAGGACTAAACCATGATGCATGACAGTGATGATATCTGATtaaggtgggtagccctgttggtctcaagcagcagaacaaaatttgagatcAGAGGCACATTTTTAATTCAAGGgatagcttttgtgtgcatgcacacttcctctgtaTTTGAcaaagcgtgcatgcacatgaaagtttgaactttgaataaaatgttgtcaaTGTAGGAAACAACAGGGTACTTTAGCAGGAGGGGATGAAGCTTTAGGAAGGCATTGCTTGTCTCGGAACACCAACTGAATGAAATTTTGAAACATTATAGGACCTCCTTTCCTGCTCCTTTTGTGACAAAATTCATTCAAAATAGACtccaaatcctttaaaaaaaaagaaaaaggagtggATTGCTGGATTCCAGGCAGAAATTGAGTAAAGGGTAATTCCTTTTAACAAAACTAAGCTCACCAACCACTGCACAGTACTGTATTATCAGTTGTATTTGTAGTACAAATCCTTGTAGTCGTACAAGTAGTAGGGATCACACAAAAAACAGTTCATTAATGAAACAATTTGAAATAATTTGGGAGTATCACTAAATTTTTGGAATGATGTCTTTTTGAGATACGGAAATCAGTGCAAGGTAGTTTGCAATTTAATGAAGATAATCTAATAAATGTAGATAAATCTAATAAATTTAGGCCATCAGAAGAAATGGGTTGGAAGTAGCCAGGGTTCCTAAAACATTTTAAGCATGTGGGTACCTTTGATGTGgtgggcacagtcacaaaatgactgccacagaaTAGCCGCCATagaaggtggagccagtcacagagTGGCTGACGCAGTGAAGAGCCTTGTATGGTGACAGGACCTGCTGCCAAATCCAATAAAATCTGCCATGGCAATCAGATGTTTTGGTCATCAACAGACTGACCTGATCctaccactttctaaaaacacttggagggCACTAAAAAGGTGTTGATAGGAACCATGGCACCCAATGACCATGGGAATCCTTGGAATCAGCAGtctacattttattatttttcaaaccttccctttattattattgttgttgttgttgttattgttattattatttttagatttatttcccgcctctcccgacaggctcgaggcgggtcacaacaactaaccccattaaaattcccatttgtTTTCTAAACATCAGCAATGAAATGTTGCTGTAATTTTGTAAGTTTGATTTATGCTATAGATTATTCTGACAGAATCTCTTTAATCATAAACTGATGCATAAGGTCTACTAGATTCAGTGTTCtattccccctctttctttctctgcttttcccaGCGGAAATGTCTCCCAGTGGACACTGATAATGGCATGGCCAACTGGAGCATCATAACCAAGTTTCTTCTTCGACAATTCCTTGAGATCCAAGAGATTCTGTACTTTGTGTTATGTTTCATCATTTTTTTCTGGCAGTCCTGACAGAAAACCTGCCAATGATGGTTGCTGTTCTTTTCCACCAATGTCTTTATACTTGGCTGTACTTTTTCCTGGTGAATTTAGCTGCTATGGACTTTGTTTATTAGGAACCAGACAAATTGCATATTCTGAATTCCTCTTTTATAACACTGGAATTCTTCCTCTAGACTGTTATGGTCTAAGGCTAATATGTTGATACCTACACCCCACTGCAACATGATCATCTTGTGAATAAAGTATCTTGTCACCTAGTGGTAGCCA
The Paroedura picta isolate Pp20150507F chromosome 16, Ppicta_v3.0, whole genome shotgun sequence genome window above contains:
- the LOC143825245 gene encoding olfactory receptor 14A16-like, with the translated sequence MANQSVLTEFQLLGFSDIPKLHILHFLGFLLMYTAALVGNVLMITVVTLNRHLHTPMYFFLANLAAIDLSFISVTVPKAMTNSLMKTRMISYFACMAQVFFFFWAGASEFFLLTVMAYDRYVAICNPLNYVKEMNMGVCIKLAASAWMFGMLDATLNTACTFAIPFCSNVINQYFCEIPQLLKLSCDNSYLMEIGALILTALICITCFFFTIVSYVHIFRAVFKIPSTQGRKKALTTCLPHLAVLCLFYFTGLYACLGSTFRTSSGLDLLLAVLYSMVPPFMNPLIYSMRNKDILAALWKLSHGHKHPSSI